From Luteococcus japonicus, one genomic window encodes:
- a CDS encoding DinB family protein, which translates to MSDSTPSQTKEILLSYLDTQRGSLLWKVEGLDEGQLRRPMTGTGTNLLGLVKHLTAVEYGYFQMSFGRPYPDLENLRMDADRNLDFYATAQERADEIIQGYRDAIAASRQTCAELDLDAVAQVPWWQEPTTLERLVVHVTVETARHLGHADIVREQIDGKAGLTATNDNMWGQGTEFWEEHLTRLRTLAKQAEVGALDAVAQNPKEDQN; encoded by the coding sequence ATGAGCGACAGCACCCCCAGCCAGACAAAAGAGATCCTGCTCAGTTACCTCGACACACAGCGGGGATCCCTGCTGTGGAAGGTGGAGGGCCTCGACGAGGGCCAGCTGCGGCGCCCGATGACCGGCACCGGCACCAACCTGCTGGGTCTGGTCAAGCACCTCACCGCCGTGGAGTACGGCTACTTCCAGATGTCCTTCGGACGCCCCTACCCGGATCTGGAGAACCTGCGGATGGACGCGGACCGAAACCTCGACTTCTATGCCACCGCCCAGGAGCGGGCCGACGAGATCATCCAGGGCTATCGGGATGCCATCGCTGCCTCGCGCCAGACCTGCGCCGAGCTGGACCTCGATGCCGTCGCCCAAGTCCCGTGGTGGCAGGAGCCCACCACCCTCGAGCGCCTGGTCGTCCACGTCACCGTCGAGACCGCCCGGCATCTGGGCCATGCGGACATCGTGCGGGAGCAGATCGACGGCAAGGCCGGCCTGACCGCCACGAATGACAACATGTGGGGTCAGGGAACGGAATTCTGGGAGGAGCACCTGACCAGGCTGCGCACCCTCGCCAAGCAGGCCGAGGTGGGCGCCCTGGATGCCGTCGCCCAGAACCCGAAGGAAGACCAGAACTGA
- the hrpB gene encoding ATP-dependent helicase HrpB, giving the protein MTFEPMTFDLARIGAGLPVTDAREELGEALAGGIAVVQAPPGTGKTTLVPPLVANLLGAGEGRVVVTQPRRIAARAAARRLAHLSGGALGGEVGFSIRGENRTSAATRVEFVTTGVLVRRLLNDPALDGTGAIVLDEVHERSLDSDLAFAMVRELRELRPELRVVVMSATLDAERWAGLLGEHREDGVPAPVVAVAADLYPLEIRWAPAPPGVMRLDQRGITDAFLDHLASVTAEAMGQTQQGRALVFVPGAREAERVAQRLQNLGIEADALSGSLDARSQDRVLTDDGSRRVVVATAVAESSLTVPGVRIVVDAGLAREPRFDVGRQMGGLVTISEARASAEQRSGRAARLGPGLAIRCFSADDWPRMRPFPTPEVATADLTQAVLDLACWGAPRGVGMALPDELPPAAASLAEQTLQGLGALDTDGRATERGRRMARVPADPRLARALLDGAQLVGAGAAARAVALLSLDERAPGGDLEALQRQLRRGGAPAAARWKQETQRLESLLGRQSSARSREDPGALGLVAALAFPDRIARRRGGPESTSYLLASGTGAVLERGSSLAGHEWLAVTDAARSHTRDATGAVVRRAVPITRDVAEQAAEHLVGERLEASWSDGRVTARRVEALGAIELGAVRVAPTVEQGRRAVLDALREHGLGLDAPGLLSWPEAALGLRRRLALLHHVMGDPWPSMAEADLLERADAWLAPELEALASGRQAATLDLAQALRRLLPWPAAGRLDELVPERLEVPTGSHIRLVYPDDPSDRVVLAVKLQECFGLLTTPTVADGRVPVLMHLLSPAQRPLAITDDLASFWSNAYPGVRAENRGRYPRHPWPEDPLTAPPRRGTTRSGR; this is encoded by the coding sequence ATGACCTTCGAGCCCATGACCTTTGATCTTGCGCGGATCGGGGCCGGGCTGCCCGTCACCGACGCCCGGGAGGAGCTGGGGGAGGCGCTGGCCGGAGGCATCGCCGTGGTCCAGGCGCCGCCCGGCACCGGCAAGACCACTCTCGTCCCGCCGCTGGTGGCCAACCTGCTCGGCGCCGGTGAGGGGCGGGTCGTGGTCACCCAGCCCCGGCGGATCGCAGCCCGTGCCGCGGCTCGACGATTGGCGCACCTGTCCGGAGGAGCGCTTGGCGGCGAGGTGGGATTCAGCATCCGCGGGGAGAACCGCACCAGCGCCGCCACCCGCGTCGAGTTCGTGACCACCGGCGTGCTGGTGCGTCGCCTGCTCAACGACCCCGCCCTGGACGGGACCGGCGCCATAGTCCTCGATGAGGTGCACGAACGTTCCCTGGACAGTGACCTGGCCTTCGCCATGGTGCGGGAGCTGCGGGAACTGCGCCCCGAACTCAGGGTGGTCGTGATGTCCGCGACGCTGGATGCCGAGCGCTGGGCCGGCCTGCTCGGGGAGCACCGGGAGGACGGGGTGCCGGCTCCCGTCGTCGCCGTCGCCGCGGACCTGTACCCCCTGGAGATCCGCTGGGCGCCAGCGCCGCCCGGCGTCATGAGACTGGACCAGCGTGGCATCACCGACGCCTTCCTGGACCATCTGGCCAGCGTCACGGCCGAGGCCATGGGCCAGACCCAGCAGGGCCGCGCGCTGGTCTTCGTCCCCGGCGCCCGGGAGGCCGAGCGCGTCGCGCAAAGGCTGCAGAACCTGGGAATCGAGGCCGATGCGCTGAGCGGTTCGCTGGATGCCCGTAGCCAGGACCGGGTGCTCACCGACGACGGCAGCCGGCGCGTGGTGGTGGCCACCGCCGTCGCCGAGTCCTCCCTGACAGTGCCGGGCGTGCGGATCGTCGTCGACGCCGGACTGGCTCGCGAACCCCGCTTCGACGTCGGCCGCCAGATGGGTGGCCTGGTCACGATCAGCGAGGCCCGCGCCTCGGCCGAACAGCGCTCGGGCCGCGCCGCGCGGCTGGGTCCGGGTCTGGCGATCCGCTGCTTCTCGGCCGACGACTGGCCCCGGATGCGGCCCTTCCCCACACCCGAGGTGGCCACCGCGGACCTCACCCAGGCCGTGCTGGACCTGGCCTGCTGGGGCGCTCCCCGCGGCGTGGGGATGGCGCTGCCCGACGAGTTGCCACCGGCGGCCGCCTCACTGGCCGAGCAGACCCTGCAGGGGCTGGGCGCCCTGGACACAGACGGCCGTGCCACCGAACGGGGCCGACGGATGGCGCGCGTCCCCGCCGACCCCCGGCTCGCCCGTGCCCTGCTGGACGGCGCGCAGCTGGTCGGAGCCGGGGCGGCGGCGCGGGCCGTCGCGCTGCTGAGCCTCGACGAACGCGCTCCCGGCGGGGACCTGGAGGCCCTGCAGCGTCAACTGCGGCGCGGTGGTGCACCGGCCGCCGCCCGGTGGAAGCAGGAGACGCAGCGGCTCGAATCCTTGCTGGGCAGACAATCCTCCGCCCGTTCCCGGGAGGATCCGGGGGCCCTGGGGCTGGTGGCGGCGCTGGCCTTCCCGGACCGGATCGCCCGGCGTCGTGGCGGACCGGAATCCACCTCCTACCTGCTGGCCTCCGGCACCGGTGCGGTCCTGGAGCGAGGTTCGTCGCTGGCGGGCCACGAGTGGCTGGCGGTGACCGACGCGGCGCGCAGCCATACCCGGGATGCCACCGGTGCGGTGGTGCGCCGTGCGGTTCCGATCACCCGGGACGTGGCCGAGCAGGCCGCGGAACACCTGGTGGGGGAGCGTCTCGAGGCCAGCTGGAGCGACGGACGGGTGACGGCCCGTCGGGTGGAGGCGCTGGGAGCGATCGAGCTGGGGGCCGTGCGGGTGGCGCCCACCGTCGAGCAGGGGCGCCGGGCCGTGCTGGATGCCCTGCGGGAGCACGGTCTGGGGCTGGATGCTCCTGGTCTGCTCAGCTGGCCGGAGGCGGCCCTCGGGCTGCGACGGCGCCTGGCGCTGCTGCACCACGTGATGGGGGACCCCTGGCCCTCGATGGCGGAGGCCGACCTGCTGGAGCGCGCCGACGCCTGGTTGGCGCCCGAGCTGGAGGCGCTGGCGTCGGGCCGCCAGGCCGCGACTCTGGACCTCGCCCAGGCCCTGCGCCGCCTGCTGCCCTGGCCCGCGGCGGGACGGCTGGACGAGCTGGTGCCCGAACGGCTCGAGGTGCCCACGGGTTCCCACATCCGGCTGGTCTACCCCGATGACCCGTCGGACCGGGTGGTGCTGGCCGTCAAGTTGCAGGAGTGCTTCGGCCTGTTGACCACGCCGACGGTGGCCGACGGCCGGGTGCCGGTGCTGATGCACCTGCTCAGCCCGGCGCAGCGTCCGCTGGCGATCACCGACGACCTGGCCTCCTTCTGGAGCAATGCCTATCCAGGGGTGCGGGCGGAGAACCGCGGCCGCTATCCGAGGCATCCATGGCCGGAGGATCCGCTGACCGCACCACCCCGCCGGGGGACGACCCGTTCGGGCCGCTGA